The Triticum aestivum cultivar Chinese Spring chromosome 6D, IWGSC CS RefSeq v2.1, whole genome shotgun sequence genomic sequence ATCTCAGCAAATGAACATTTCTCTAAGCTTATCCTGTAGCTTATACGTCGTTTGAAAGCTGCTCCAAGGATCCAACGAATAGCTAAGGTTTGTTGACGATCCCTGGCTACAATCCCAGGAACATCATAAATAGTACCTGCGACTCCTACTTTGACCACTTCGCATATTGGCTTTATATTATCTACGGCGTCAACCATAAGTTTTATTACATCGCGTTCAGTTCGAGCTAGGCGGTGAAAAGTTTTATAAACAATAGCACGAACTCTCGTTCTTTTACCATCGATCATGCGAAAGTTTACCAATTTCTTGATCAATTCTTTTTGCTCACCATCAAAGTCCCCCATATAGCTGAGAATTTCTGAGCAATTGGAAGCCGCTTTCGATGACGAGGCCGATAAATTGATATTACGCGATCGTTACTGTCCATCTTTTTCAGCTCTGCTCCCgaaaagagaaaggaaaggagACTGATCTTGACGTCGGCGTTGGTTTTTCCAACGAAAAAAAAGAACATTCTTTCACGAACTTCCATGACAAAATGCTAGTTGCCTTGTAACGCATACACTGGAGCGTTTGTCCCATCGACGAAGGCCACTATACGCGTTTTCTGAAGAGCAACATTCTCTTATAACCAAACATCGCAAAGACAGAAAGGAGTATCCTGAACGTAAGGCCAATGGCTAGCATACTTCGCTGAACACTCACGATATTCAGCTAAAGCTGGATGCATATTCTATTATATTCTATTATATTATATCTTGCCTTGGTAGAGCGAAACTTTGAACCCAACACAAGCAACTCTCCCGGTTTAGCGATATTGATGGGTTCCAGCCTCATTCCACTAGCCCTAAAAGCATTCTAAATATATAAAAGAGGGGGAATGGATTCTACAAGAAAAGGCGGGCAAAGGTAGTTCAGGGGTCAATTCTTGGAGCATAGCTCATTTCTAAGTCCCCAACCCATCTCGTGCTCGTGCTGTACGCGATCGAATCTTGCGGCCGGATAGAGCAATGGAATCACCGAGTCGTATGAAAAGAGGGCTCTTCTTTTTAATCTTAACACAAAGGCTAGCTCCCCTGGGGGTTGTCATATTACAATCATTTGTATTACTTTCCTACCAATCCTGAACTAGCTATGACCCTTATAGCGAGCCTCGCTTTACCGTTTCAGATAGAAACATATGGCGCTCCTAAAGTCGATTGGATACTTTCTTTTTTATTGAATTAAGCTAAGCCGTGGACTTTCTCACGTGAAGAACTCCTTCTTATGAGCTCATGGACTTGATCAATGCTAGTTCAAGTTCACGTCATATTAGGAAATTAGTTCATTAATTCGTTTATTTGCCAACGAAGAAGCCTTGCGCTACTCGGAAAGTACTGACTAGAGGGGGGGCGTGTGGATCCACAGTCCTAGCCATTCTCACAACGGGATAATAAAGCGAACAAAGACCATGAGAAGAGATTACAACATCCAGAACGAAGCCTGTCAAGCCAACCTTCCCTCACTGTGAAAATGCAACATCCGGCGTACTCATTGGCTTTGACCTCAGATTCATTACTTGCTAGAGAAGTAGTTTACATAACTGTCACAGCTCCAATGCGATAATCTTGTTAATCAGCAAAGTAGCTAGCCTAAATAAGGAGTTTACAATCGCTTGACTATAAAGTAAAGAGCGGCTAATGGGAGATTGCTTGAGTAGGCTCAGTAAGGGATTACCCGCGGGCAGGGTGAAAGAGCTTTCATTAATAGTATGAACTGGTGGATCAGCAAGATAGCTAGAGCTCCTTAAAGGAAAGCAAAATCCAATTCTATATTATATCAAACTATAAAGCAAAGATGAGGAAGCTGCGCCTTTACTCGCTCGAATTAGAGGAAAAAGGGGATATGCAGCAGTAACAACTTTTCTTTCAATAGTAAGCAGGAAATGCGAATAAGAGAAGGGTAGAAGAAGCGATCCGCGCATTTCCTTATTTCACAACGGATTTGACTCGTTAGAGAAATCATTTCTTAGGTATGCTACATTCTTTGAAGAAAGAGTAGGTTCTGCTATTTAAGACTTAGAGGAAGTGATTTtcgggtgaaagatcgtggatgtcgcctagagggggggtgaataggcgctttaaaataattacggttaggcttgaacaaatgcggaataaacctagcggttaatttgacaagcacaaaacctacaacaactaggctcacctatgtgcaccaacaacttatgctacgcaagataaacaactaagtgatagcaagatatatgacaagaaacaatatggctatcacaaagtaaagtgcataagtaaagggttcgggtaagagataaccgaggcacgcggagacgacgacgtatcccgaagttcacacccttgcggatgctaatctccgtttggagcggtgtggagacacaatgctccccaagaagccactagggccaccgtaatctcctcacgccctcgcacaatgcaagatgccgtgattccactaagggacccttgagggcggtcaccgaacccgtacaaatggcaacccttgggggcggtcaccgaacccgtacactttggcaacccttgggggcggtcaccggtactcgtcaaattgcttggggcgatctccacaacctaattggagaccccgacgcttgcccggagctttacaccacaatgattgagctccgaacaccaccaaccgtctagggcgcccaagtacccaagaggaacaagctcaagggcaccaagcacccaagagtaataagcttctcaacttgtaacttccatgtatcaccgtggagaactcaaactgatgcaccaaatgcaatggcaagggcacacggagtgcccaagtccttctctctcaaatcccaccgaagcaactaatgctagggaagaaaatgagaggaagaacaagaaggagaacaccaagaactccaagatctagatccaaggggttcccctcacaaagaggagaaagtgattggtggaaatgtggatctagatctcctcaaaaactatggagggattgagagttagcaagctcgaagaaggtcaacaatgggggaagaacacgagcttgaAAGAtcaggttcaatggggaagaagacccccttttatagaaggggaaaaatccaaccgttatgtgctcagccagcacacgagcggtactaccgctccacgagcggtactaccgctccacgagcggtactaccgctctggcggaagaagcagggaaaaggagaaaccaaacatgaaccttggggcggtagtaccgcttataagcggtactaccgtgcacccagcggtactaccgctggaggagcagaacacggaaccaaaaatgcagtagcggtactaccgcccgaccggagcggtactaccgcttataggcggtactaccgcccatcagggcggtactaccgcttataggtggaactgccgtgccttactgccgtgcaactattgcaaaactcgacacgaaaaatgcaagacccaaaatcgaggcggtaccagcgcggaaccgtagccgtactaccgcttatggccataggcggtactaccgctttggacagcggtactaccgcttggggtgacaagcggtactgccgctctggccgcggtactaccgctaggaaaccaaaactgccataacttctgcatatgagctccgaagtgagcaaactcaagcttgttggattgagaaagacgagtagcatcaaaacagcgactggttatagtaagaagaggcaggggaggtatgccaaaaaaatagaggagtgaaacctccaaccgagaagaaccggcataacctccaacatcgaaaacatcatagaagatgcgagtgaactccgttttcgatgaactcgagcttgtcatcaagatgaccataagctccaaaactcacaaagagaagaaccaaacaagaaccaacaaagatgatgcaaggatgcaatggtttgagctctctatgaacgatacgatcaagctactcatcgagagccccccttgatagtacggcaatcgatcctataacccggtctcccaactaccatcatgagaccggtaaaatagaaaatctatcaagagcaaacctttgccttgcacatggtccacttgagctagatgatgacgatcttgactccctcaagatggaccacctttcttggttgtgttggctcgatgaagtctagttgattgctcccccatactccactatgggtgagccactcttccgcacatcttcaccagtccattgtcaccacaatggacggcaagcttcaagcatttgatctcttcatgatgcttcacttgaacttgcacaccgcaacctaaccccacaaagaactctcacgaagatcatgggttagtacacaaagcgtaattgacaatgcttaccacaccatgggatcgcttgatccctctcggtacatcttgtgcgctttgtgtgttgatcaacttgattcactcttgatttagtcttgatcaaccttgactctttccaactctcttcatttggacgatgtcttgaaggtaaacatgaatgatcacacaatcttcttcttcaagacatgcttgcaataagctctactctcacatgaccaatctttggataattccttaataacaccttggtcaccacataaactccttgaaaccaacacatggacttcaagaaaagcctatggacaaatccttcaaatataactcaaggcaaccattagtccatagagattgtcatcaattaccaaaaccaaacatgggggcaccgcatgttctttcaccgggAACTAGCAGACCAAGCCAATCAACAAGGAAAGGCTGTCAAGCAAGGAAGCCACCAAGCAAACCTTTAATAAGCATCTCTAGCGCAGTCACTTCTCTATAGAAAGAAAAAACCTGCAGTCAAGACTAGTCACATTAGTGAAACAAGTGATTCGCTGACATTCAATTCAAATAGAAAGAGTAGTCACAGCTGCGACAAGTTGCTCTAAGAGGAAGGAGTTGACTTACTTTCAATTCCTAATACAGCAAGAGCGGATTTTTTTCATGTAGCATTTCTACCCCTATAGGATTTCCCATCTTAACCGAGAATGGGTGCCCACCTTGTACGTACCGAGAATGGGTGCAGCCCACCCCATCTAAAGTAGCCTGAAATTCATTCCTCTACAATCCAGAGCAGTCCGAACATGTACCGCGATCTGGACGGACAAAGAATGCCGTACACTTGAGTGATCCCCTTTTCTGTGACCACCACCAAATTCAAAAGAAGAGGTGAGATCACCCTGAAAAAATCCTTTGTAGCTCTTAAAATATGGGCCAACCTCTCCATTAATATTGATACTCACTGCACCTCCTTCTACCACTTGTTTAATCCAACCTCTCCACTTCTCACTAAAGAAAACCCTTTTTAAGCAAAACCTCTTGTAGAAAATCCCAATTCACCctgtcatatgctttttcaaagtcTAGCTTTAGTATGACCCCCTCTTGTTTAGTCCTCCTAAGCTCATGAAACACCTCATGGATAGTGACCACCCCATCTAAAATATTTCCGTTTTTCATAAATGCCGTCTGACTCTTACTCACCACCTTATCTGCAACTCTCTCAAGCCTATTTGTCAGTACTTTAGTCACAATTTTCTAACAAACATAATATAAACATATTGGCCGATATTGCTTGATAGTTGCAGCATCTTTCGTTTTAGGAATCAGAGTAACCACCCCATAATTAAGTCTTCTAAGTTGCAACTCCTCAGCATGTGGGCTATCAAGCATTCTTTTGACCATCTCTTTAACCATCTCCCAAAAATGTTTCTAAAAGATTACTGGTAAGCCATCTGGGCCAGGAGTTGTATTGGTTTTCATCTCTTTAACTACTAACTCTATTTCCTCCATAGTGAAAGGCTTAGTCAACTCTTCATTGTCTAGTTCTGATAGCATGTGCTCTGTTGACCAAGGGGCTTCCACCAAGAGATATGTCCCCCCTGTCCTCTGAACCAAATAGTCTCTTATAGTAACTAGAAATGTGTTCTTGCAACTCTTTCTCATCTTGTATAACATTTCCTTCATGTTCCAAAGAAGCAATATTACATTTTATGTGTCTTCCATTGGCAGCACTATGGAAGAATGAAGTATTTGCATCTCCCTCAAGTAACCACTGACAAACTGACTGACAATGTGGACTGCATGAGCAATGTCAGGCCGGGTCACAGTGAGGTACACAAGGCTGCCTACAAGATGACGATAGCGAGTGGTATCCCTCAAGAGGAGTACCATCACTAGGGCGCAATTGGAGATGGAGCTCCATGGGTGTAGCGGCAGTGTGTGTATCAGTAAGACCTGAGCGTGAGATCAAATCCTGAGTATAGCGATGCTGAGAGAGATAGTAACCATCATTAGTTTGATCAACCTCAATTCCCAGAAAATAACTGAGAGAAAATCAATCTGACATCTTGAATTGCTCACTCAACTTTTTCTTCACAAAAGCAATGTACTTCTGATCATCTCCAGTGATCaacatatcatcaacatagagaagaagcaaGGTACGACCGCGGTCAGATGTATGAGTGAAAAGTGCAGGGTCATGCTCACTAGAAGAGAAACCAGCAGCTTGAACCACAGAGCTGAACCGCTCAAACCAAGCACGAGGTGGTTGCTTTTTTCCCATAGAGGGCCTTTCGAAGGCGACAAACATGACCATCAGGAACTTCAATACCCAGAGGTGGCTGCATATAGAAAAAACTCATGTAGATCACCATGAAGGaaagcatttttgacatccatttgagaGATTTGTCAAGATCGAGCTGCAGCCACAGCAATCAGAGTACGAACAGAAATTGAAACAACGCAACCGTACTATCTATTTACGAGAATCTGATTGCTGACAACATGACAACATCACGCTTCTCTTTCTTATTCTTATTTATATAACTGTCACTTTACCGGGCCGGAAAAGTGACACCGTCACGTCTCAGGGTCGTATGCCTGGAACAAGAAGGGTCGTCGTACAATTTTGGCGATTACAAAAAAGAAGGAGGCGAGCTCCCTATCCCTCTTTGTCTTTCCACTTCCCTCGTTCAGGAACAAACACTTCGCCAAATTCTTTTGAGTCCCGGCCCGGTTTTTCCCCACTAACCAATTACGTTACGACCACTGAACAAACTTGGTTGACGAACATGGTTTATGCGCCGCTAATCTAGCGGCTTGTCGAGCATTTGACAAACTCACACCATCCATTTCAAATGGGATTTGTCCCGTGGACACACGAGCAATCCAACCCGTCGGATTTCCTTTTCCTCTTCCCATTCGAACTTCTGCGGGTTTCCCCGTAATAGGAAGATCTGCGAGAACTCTTACCCAATCTTACAATTTCTTTGAAATTGTCCGCTCATAGCACGATGGAATTGTCCGATTGTAGCCCGACGCGCTGCTTCAATGGCTCGATATGAAAGACGACCAGCTCTACAAACCAAGTTGTGTACCATCCGGTTCGCGACCCCTACTACAtctgcatttaaaatatttactatatTTCGTACGTTTCGGATATAGCACGTCCCTTCTTATTTTGACTATATGAGATCCGCACTTTGACACCTGAAATTCCGTTACGAGTAGATACTTCCGCAGGAGCATAATCGATTTTCTGGTTAAATACATTACAAGATGTTTTTCCATACTTTCCGCATTCAGTTCTAGCTATTTCCGCACCCCCTAATCGACCAGAACAACAAATACGTATCCCCTCCACCCCTTTTGGCATTATTAATGGAATATCCTTCACTATTTTACTAAAAATGGAACGAAATGAGATTGGATTGTTCCTCAGTTGAAAAGAGATGTCTTGAGCAATCAGAGAAGCACTTTGATAAACAGATTTGATCTTTACCGACTCAATTAAGGTATTAGTGTTTGTTCTATTAGACAAAAAAGATCGCATTTTTTGCACTTCGTTCAAATAAGAGTTGTACCCGTACGGAATTATCCTCTTTCTCAGTATGATCTCTATCATCATCTCTATTCCCTTTATCAATTTTCCAATCCTACCTAGGTCTATGAATTTCTCTATCAATTCCATTACCTTATCCTTACCCATGAGGTTCCTACATTTGATCCCAAATTGAGCTAGGAGTTGTTTCCGGGCATACTCAAAAAAAAGGGTTATTATACACCCCAACCCCATCCCTTGGAAAAAACAAGGTAGCACCGAAGAAAGGAAAGAGCGATATGGTGGTTTTTGTTGTTCCCGCGAAGCAAAGATCATTCGCTTGGCGAAtgaagtggatcaacctctttttggCTCGGGCCAAACACTTTTTCTCGCTGGTAGAGCTTTCTAAAAAAAGCGATGCGAGAGCGTATTCTCTTATCTAAGCTTCCTCCCTTCGCTCCCCCCATCGTAGATGGTTCAGCCACACCCGGTGCCACGAAATGATTGAGAACTAGGACGGGGTCGAAATGCATTTTATTCTTAGTATTAAAAAAGTATTGCATGACCGAATAATTCAAGGAGGGGCGCACAGCGGGGAGGGTCCTTTTTAGTAGATGACTCGTCGGGCCGTCAGAGCGGGACTTCTTTGGTAAAAATAACTTGATTCTATTCCTTTTTAGTAAGGAGGCGGCATTTCCCATAAGGAAAGGTATGTCATTTACAACCCCGGCGTATTGAGGCCGCTTGAAGGCCCCGCTCACCCGAAGTGATTTATCAAAATTCTTCTTTCTCGATGGTGATCGGTCATGGTATCCATAACGTTGCATCTTTTTCGGCCAAATCCGGATTTCGTTTTGCTTCTCCTGGTCGATCGACTCGACTCTTTTCCCTGCCCCCCGGCCTCTCACT encodes the following:
- the LOC123145790 gene encoding ribosomal protein S7, mitochondrial-like is translated as MGDFDGEQKELIKKLVNFRMIDGKRTRVRAIVYKTFHRLARTERDVIKLMVDAVDNIKPICEVVKVGVAGTIYDVPGIVARDRQQTLAIRWILGAAFKRRISYRISLEKCSFAEILDAYRKRGISRKRRENLHGLASTNRSFAHFRWS
- the LOC123145791 gene encoding ribosomal protein S3, mitochondrial-like translates to MGDYLARFREHVYVVCAGEWKPPPQKRSGSSHGSVTIDSIYYYGKSLYQDVNLRSYFSSIRPPTKLALGFRLGRCIILHFPKRTFIHFFLPGRSPRLKRKQDKKSRPVLQEKGWWPTFGKVGPIGCLHSSEGTEEERNEVRGRGAGKRVESIDQEKQNEIRIWPKKMQRYGYHDRSPSRKKNFDKSLRVSGAFKRPQYAGVVNDIPFLMGNAASLLKRNRIKLFLPKKSRSDGPTSHLLKRTLPAVRPSLNYSVMQYFFNTKNKMHFDPVLVLNHFVAPGVAEPSTMGGAKGGSLDKRIRSRIAFFRKLYQREKVFGPSQKEVDPLHSPSE